A window of the Euzebyales bacterium genome harbors these coding sequences:
- a CDS encoding fructose PTS transporter subunit IIA, whose product MDLTIDDVITPDLIILELESNARDDAIREMADRLVAQGRVGDRSQFVDAVLKREAEGGGTGMEMGVAIPHAKSEAVNNASVAFARSGEGIDFGGDSEQPSGLIFLIAAPAGGDDLHIRLLARLSRRLIHESFRQKLHDASSEDEVMQIFREEVTL is encoded by the coding sequence ATGGATCTGACCATTGACGATGTGATCACCCCGGACCTGATCATCCTCGAGCTCGAGTCGAACGCCCGCGACGATGCCATCAGAGAGATGGCCGATCGGCTCGTGGCACAGGGGCGCGTGGGTGATCGGAGCCAGTTCGTCGACGCCGTCCTCAAGCGCGAGGCCGAGGGAGGTGGCACCGGCATGGAGATGGGGGTCGCCATACCGCATGCCAAGTCCGAGGCGGTGAACAACGCGAGCGTCGCGTTCGCGCGCAGCGGCGAGGGCATCGACTTCGGCGGCGACTCCGAGCAGCCGTCCGGGCTGATCTTCCTGATCGCCGCGCCCGCCGGCGGGGACGATCTGCACATCCGGTTGCTGGCGCGGCTGTCGCGCCGGCTGATCCACGAGTCCTTCCGGCAGAAGCTGCACGACGCATCGTCCGAAGACGAGGTCATGCAGATCTTCCGCGAGGAGGTGACGCTGTGA
- a CDS encoding phosphate uptake regulator PhoU has product MTDDPLTRLEAERRESGHARQKLQEQLVELDCQLIAMMRELADRVRPSTEAFLEADTHAAGTLAEADAALTRRCTELEESGYLLLATQSPVATDLRRIIAVLRSVNDVQRTGNLLTHVVESLSWVHPPSLPGDLREQIAQLGEVTATMLAAAATAWTNHDALAAEDLERQDDQADLLQKMLLSELYTGTQSIEESVSLGLIARYYERAADHAVELTRHLTFFLTGDRLSDRTDTD; this is encoded by the coding sequence ATGACCGATGACCCGTTGACCAGGCTCGAGGCCGAGCGCCGCGAGTCTGGCCACGCGCGTCAGAAGCTGCAGGAGCAACTGGTGGAGCTCGACTGCCAGCTGATCGCCATGATGCGCGAGCTGGCCGACAGGGTGCGACCGTCGACGGAGGCGTTCCTCGAGGCGGACACGCACGCCGCCGGGACGCTGGCCGAAGCCGACGCGGCGCTGACGCGCCGGTGCACCGAGCTGGAGGAGTCGGGCTACCTGCTGCTGGCGACCCAGAGCCCCGTCGCCACCGACCTGCGCCGCATCATCGCCGTGCTGCGGTCGGTCAACGACGTCCAGCGCACCGGGAACCTGCTGACCCACGTGGTGGAGTCGCTGTCCTGGGTGCACCCGCCGTCGCTGCCGGGGGACCTGCGCGAGCAGATCGCCCAGCTCGGTGAGGTCACCGCGACGATGCTCGCCGCCGCCGCGACCGCGTGGACCAACCACGACGCGCTCGCGGCCGAGGACCTCGAGCGGCAGGACGACCAGGCCGACCTGCTGCAGAAGATGCTGCTGTCCGAGCTGTACACGGGCACGCAGTCGATCGAGGAGTCGGTGTCGCTGGGCCTGATCGCCCGGTACTACGAGCGCGCCGCCGACCACGCGGTGGAGCTGACCCGCCACCTCACGTTCTTCCTCACCGGCGACCGCCTCTCGGACCGCACCGACACCGACTGA
- the nadA gene encoding quinolinate synthase NadA, which yields MTQTAPMPASLTTIMPPAEWSAHAPLVERITELKRERDAIVLAHNYMTPEIFHGVADLTGDSLALARMASETDAEVIVMAGVHFMAETAKLVNPDKTVLIPDLRAGCSLADSITGADIRLLRERHPGLPVVTYVNTSAEVKAESDICCTSGNAVQVVESLGVDRAIFLPDEYLGRWVATQTDVELVLWTGHCEVHERFTADELRAYRQAWGGLEILAHPECPPEVLAEADFVGSTSGMIRHVGDTRPSRVVMVTECSMSDNVAATYPDVEFVRPCNLCPHMKRITLQGIAEALEHLRHPVEVPADLAERARRAVDRMLAVR from the coding sequence GTGACCCAGACCGCACCCATGCCCGCAAGCCTGACGACGATCATGCCGCCGGCCGAGTGGTCGGCGCACGCGCCGCTCGTCGAGCGGATCACCGAGCTCAAGCGCGAGCGCGACGCGATCGTGCTGGCACACAACTACATGACCCCCGAGATCTTCCACGGCGTGGCGGACCTGACGGGCGACTCACTGGCCCTGGCGCGGATGGCGTCCGAGACCGACGCCGAGGTCATCGTGATGGCCGGCGTGCACTTCATGGCCGAGACCGCCAAGCTCGTCAACCCGGACAAGACGGTGCTGATCCCCGACCTGCGCGCGGGGTGCTCGCTGGCCGACTCGATCACGGGCGCCGACATCCGGCTGCTGCGCGAGCGTCACCCGGGTCTGCCGGTCGTGACCTACGTCAACACCAGCGCGGAGGTGAAGGCCGAGTCCGACATCTGCTGCACGTCGGGCAACGCCGTGCAGGTCGTCGAGTCCCTCGGCGTCGACAGGGCCATCTTCCTGCCCGACGAGTACCTCGGGCGCTGGGTCGCGACCCAGACAGACGTCGAGCTGGTCCTGTGGACCGGACACTGCGAGGTCCACGAGCGCTTCACCGCGGACGAGTTGCGCGCCTACCGGCAGGCGTGGGGCGGCCTCGAGATTCTCGCCCACCCCGAGTGCCCGCCCGAGGTGCTGGCCGAGGCCGACTTCGTCGGATCGACGTCGGGGATGATCCGTCACGTCGGCGACACGCGCCCCTCGCGCGTGGTCATGGTCACCGAGTGCTCGATGAGCGACAACGTCGCCGCCACCTACCCCGACGTCGAGTTCGTCCGGCCCTGCAACCTGTGCCCGCACATGAAGCGGATCACGCTGCAGGGCATCGCCGAGGCGCTGGAGCACCTGCGCCACCCGGTCGAGGTCCCGGCCGACCTTGCGGAGCGGGCCCGGCGCGCGGTCGACCGCATGCTGGCCGTGCGGTGA
- a CDS encoding fructose-specific PTS transporter subunit EIIC: protein MKLVAVTACPTGIAHTYMAAEALEQEASKRGHTIAVETQGSAGSERVSDSDISGAVAVIYAVDTNVDGRERFSHLPSVEVTPGEAINHAGSVLDRAEQAAEEGVTEAPAETATGGAGGGGAAAAATGGRGGGPGRSDKGGVVRQWLMTGVSYMLPFVTAGGILIALAFLVGDAVDVVNEDVYETFSWGALLFKIGGTAFSMIGPILAGFIAYAMADRPGIAPGVVSGLIANEIGAGFLGAIIGGLLAGATIMALKRVPFPTSLRSLLPVLFYPLIATFIVGTLMILVVGEPIAVATEALTAWLEGMGTANAIVLGVILGLMMAFDMGGPVNKVAYFFGVGLIAENIYAPMAAVMAAGMTPPLGLALATVVRKRLFNVQEQEAGKAAWVMGASFITEGAIPFAAADPIRVIPALMAGSAVAGGLSMAFDATLQAPHGGIFVFPLVGNPALYVLAIAIGTVVTAIAVVALKEFHRQADATETAPTTEAASA, encoded by the coding sequence GTGAAGCTCGTCGCCGTCACCGCGTGCCCCACGGGCATCGCGCACACGTACATGGCCGCCGAGGCGCTGGAGCAGGAGGCCAGCAAGCGGGGTCACACGATCGCCGTCGAGACCCAGGGATCGGCAGGCTCCGAGAGGGTGAGCGACTCTGACATCTCGGGTGCGGTCGCCGTCATCTACGCCGTGGACACCAACGTCGACGGTCGGGAGCGCTTCAGCCACCTGCCGTCCGTCGAGGTGACTCCGGGCGAGGCGATCAACCACGCCGGCTCCGTGCTCGACCGGGCCGAGCAGGCCGCCGAGGAGGGCGTCACTGAGGCGCCCGCGGAGACCGCGACCGGCGGGGCCGGCGGTGGCGGTGCCGCAGCTGCGGCCACCGGCGGACGCGGCGGCGGGCCCGGGCGCTCGGACAAGGGCGGTGTGGTGCGCCAGTGGTTGATGACCGGCGTCAGCTACATGCTGCCGTTCGTCACCGCGGGCGGGATCCTCATCGCGCTGGCGTTCCTGGTCGGCGACGCCGTCGACGTGGTCAACGAGGACGTCTACGAGACCTTCAGCTGGGGTGCGCTGTTATTCAAGATCGGCGGGACCGCCTTCTCGATGATCGGCCCGATCCTGGCCGGCTTCATCGCCTACGCGATGGCGGACCGGCCCGGCATCGCCCCCGGTGTCGTCTCCGGGCTGATCGCCAACGAGATCGGCGCCGGCTTCCTCGGCGCGATCATCGGTGGCCTCCTGGCCGGCGCGACCATCATGGCGCTCAAGCGCGTGCCGTTCCCGACGTCGCTGCGCAGCCTGCTGCCGGTGCTGTTCTATCCGCTGATCGCGACGTTCATCGTCGGCACGTTGATGATCCTCGTGGTCGGCGAGCCGATCGCGGTCGCCACGGAGGCACTGACCGCGTGGCTCGAGGGGATGGGCACGGCGAACGCGATCGTCCTCGGGGTGATCCTCGGCCTCATGATGGCGTTCGACATGGGCGGTCCCGTCAACAAGGTCGCCTACTTCTTCGGCGTCGGCCTGATCGCCGAGAACATCTACGCGCCGATGGCGGCGGTGATGGCCGCCGGCATGACCCCGCCCCTCGGCCTCGCGCTGGCCACCGTGGTCCGCAAGCGGCTGTTCAACGTCCAGGAGCAGGAGGCCGGCAAGGCTGCGTGGGTGATGGGGGCATCGTTCATCACCGAGGGCGCCATCCCGTTCGCCGCGGCCGACCCGATCCGCGTGATCCCCGCGTTGATGGCCGGATCAGCGGTCGCGGGCGGGTTGTCGATGGCGTTCGACGCCACGCTGCAGGCGCCGCACGGGGGCATCTTCGTCTTCCCGCTCGTCGGCAACCCGGCGCTGTACGTCCTGGCGATCGCGATCGGCACGGTGGTCACCGCCATCGCCGTGGTCGCCCTCAAGGAGTTCCACCGCCAGGCCGACGCGACAGAGACCGCACCGACAACGGAGGCAGCCAGTGCCTAG
- a CDS encoding FAD-binding protein, whose translation MTAPAVVVSDVEATDVVVVGSGAAGMAAALSATDARVTLLTADRVASDSASAHASGGLAAAVAATDSPAAHAADTLAVGAHANDRAVVDLLTSAAPGTVDWLDGIGTRFARDATGWVLGREAGHRHDRILHAGGDATGREITRAMAAAVSSAPHVTVRDRTSVVALLVDGGHVVGVLARRRSTEVSAPPQHHTGAGMHDELVAIGAGAVVLATGGSAGAWRDTTNPPGSRGSGLVLAADAGAELTDLQYVQFHPTALDCGTDPLPLLTEALRGAGGAVVDARGRRFLDAVHPDAELAPRDVVARAVWQRRSAGDRVLLDLRRIDGLVERFPTAVAACHAHGFDPLLAPVPITPAAHYHMGGIVVDRHGRTGLEGLFACGEVACTGAHGANRLASNSLLEALVFGRRVGTQVRHAMAPPAAVVTRAVDVRAARLLPTTDPTAIARVRELLTTHVGVLRSGPGLREALHELTSLAAPAAGGTLAALARMVAAAALAHTERRGAHWRTDGTDALPDAPRIVVRAPGRRDPHVEHRAVTTDAGRRDDVLAGTS comes from the coding sequence GTGACAGCGCCCGCCGTGGTGGTCTCCGACGTCGAGGCCACCGACGTCGTCGTGGTCGGATCCGGAGCCGCCGGGATGGCCGCCGCGCTGAGCGCGACCGACGCCCGCGTGACGCTGCTGACCGCCGATCGCGTCGCCTCCGACAGCGCGAGCGCCCACGCGTCCGGTGGCCTCGCCGCGGCGGTCGCCGCCACCGATTCACCGGCCGCCCACGCCGCCGACACGCTGGCGGTCGGCGCGCACGCCAACGATCGCGCCGTCGTCGATCTGCTGACGTCGGCGGCACCGGGAACCGTCGACTGGCTCGACGGGATCGGGACGCGATTCGCACGCGACGCCACCGGTTGGGTGCTCGGCCGCGAGGCCGGCCACCGCCACGACCGGATCCTGCACGCGGGCGGTGACGCCACGGGTCGCGAGATCACGCGCGCCATGGCCGCCGCCGTGAGCTCCGCGCCGCACGTCACGGTCCGCGACCGCACGTCGGTGGTGGCGCTGCTGGTGGACGGCGGCCACGTCGTGGGTGTGCTCGCCCGCCGCCGGTCCACGGAGGTGTCCGCGCCGCCGCAGCACCACACCGGCGCCGGGATGCACGACGAGCTCGTGGCGATCGGCGCGGGCGCCGTCGTGCTGGCCACGGGTGGCAGCGCCGGCGCCTGGCGTGACACGACGAACCCGCCCGGTTCGCGCGGCAGCGGTCTGGTGCTGGCGGCCGATGCGGGCGCCGAGCTGACCGACCTGCAGTACGTGCAGTTCCACCCGACCGCTCTCGACTGCGGCACGGACCCACTGCCACTGCTGACCGAGGCGCTGCGGGGCGCTGGCGGCGCGGTCGTCGACGCGCGCGGCCGGCGCTTCCTCGACGCGGTCCACCCCGACGCCGAGCTGGCTCCGCGCGATGTGGTGGCGCGGGCAGTCTGGCAGCGGCGCTCCGCGGGCGACCGGGTGCTGCTGGACCTGCGCCGCATCGACGGGCTGGTCGAGCGGTTCCCCACCGCCGTCGCGGCGTGCCACGCCCACGGGTTCGATCCCCTGCTGGCCCCCGTGCCGATCACACCGGCCGCGCACTACCACATGGGCGGGATCGTCGTGGACCGGCACGGCCGCACCGGCCTGGAAGGATTGTTCGCGTGTGGCGAGGTCGCATGCACGGGCGCGCACGGCGCCAACCGGCTGGCGAGCAACTCGCTGCTCGAGGCACTGGTGTTCGGGCGGCGCGTCGGCACGCAGGTCCGGCACGCGATGGCCCCGCCGGCCGCCGTCGTCACGCGGGCCGTCGACGTACGCGCTGCGCGGCTGTTGCCCACCACCGATCCGACCGCCATCGCACGGGTGCGCGAGCTGCTCACGACACACGTGGGCGTGCTGCGCTCCGGCCCCGGCCTGCGGGAGGCACTGCACGAGCTCACGTCGCTGGCCGCACCGGCCGCCGGCGGCACGCTCGCCGCGCTGGCGCGCATGGTCGCGGCCGCGGCGCTCGCGCACACCGAGCGTCGCGGCGCCCACTGGCGGACCGACGGGACGGACGCGCTGCCGGACGCTCCACGGATCGTGGTGCGGGCGCCCGGACGCCGGGATCCCCACGTGGAGCACAGAGCGGTCACCACGGATGCCGGCCGCCGCGACGACGTCCTGGCGGGCACGTCGTGA
- the ptsP gene encoding phosphoenolpyruvate--protein phosphotransferase: protein MSTTLQGRASSPGVALAGAFVIHKLEVDTEAAATGTPEEEKARVDAALEEVENTLTELAESKRDTLGDEADIFLAHADFAGDPEIADMAHDAIDDGAGANAAVSAAFDSFRKLLESSSDEYLAGRATDIDDVRDQVLAVLAGAQDAPVPIERSVIVAHELTPSQTARLPRELIAGVACAAGSPTSHAAILARSLGIPAVMGVTDLLADVSDGLLLALDGEAGTVIVAPGADERSSYEQRIAEQEERNKRLAELRDVPGATADGHRVELAANIGGLEDVEAAGEVGAEGSGLVRTEFLFQEAAEEPSIEEQADFYAKVLAGLPGHRVVFRTMDVGADKPLPFVVRDPEENPALGVRGIRLGLAEPALLVNQLRALLRARDPDADQGRLAIMFPLVSTPDEVRRARESLVAAAEAEGVDLDGIEVGVMIEVPAAALSAHRIAPLVDFFSVGTNDLLQYLFAADRLLAEVADLPDVCDPDVLRLLSGVVEAAHANDAWVGVCGESAAEPASAAAYVGLGIDELSMTPTAVPQLKDALRHVELATLRGAVADAQNAEDTTAARKILRAALSGDG from the coding sequence GTGAGCACGACACTCCAGGGCCGGGCGTCGTCGCCCGGCGTGGCGCTCGCGGGCGCGTTCGTCATCCACAAGCTCGAGGTCGACACCGAGGCCGCCGCCACCGGCACGCCGGAGGAGGAGAAGGCGCGCGTCGACGCGGCCCTGGAGGAGGTCGAGAACACTCTGACCGAGCTGGCCGAGTCCAAGCGTGACACGCTGGGCGACGAGGCCGACATCTTCCTCGCGCACGCCGATTTCGCCGGCGATCCCGAGATCGCCGACATGGCGCACGACGCGATCGACGACGGTGCCGGAGCGAACGCGGCCGTGTCGGCGGCGTTCGACTCGTTCCGCAAGCTGCTCGAGAGCTCGAGCGACGAGTACCTGGCGGGGCGTGCGACCGACATCGACGACGTGCGCGATCAGGTGCTCGCGGTGCTGGCCGGCGCGCAGGACGCTCCCGTGCCGATCGAGCGCTCTGTGATCGTCGCGCATGAGCTCACGCCGTCGCAGACCGCGCGGTTGCCGCGGGAACTGATTGCGGGCGTCGCCTGCGCCGCGGGATCGCCGACGTCGCACGCCGCGATCCTGGCCCGGTCACTCGGCATCCCCGCCGTGATGGGCGTGACCGACCTGCTGGCGGACGTCTCGGACGGCCTCCTCCTCGCATTGGATGGCGAGGCGGGCACCGTGATCGTGGCACCCGGTGCCGACGAGCGGTCGTCCTACGAGCAGCGCATCGCCGAGCAGGAGGAGCGCAACAAGCGCCTCGCCGAGCTGCGCGACGTCCCCGGTGCGACCGCCGACGGTCATCGCGTCGAGCTCGCCGCGAACATCGGCGGCCTGGAGGACGTCGAGGCCGCCGGCGAGGTCGGGGCCGAGGGCTCGGGGCTCGTGCGGACCGAGTTCCTGTTCCAGGAGGCCGCCGAGGAACCCTCGATCGAGGAGCAGGCGGACTTCTACGCCAAGGTGCTGGCCGGGCTGCCGGGACACCGCGTCGTGTTCCGCACCATGGACGTCGGCGCCGACAAGCCGTTGCCGTTCGTGGTGCGCGACCCCGAGGAGAACCCGGCGCTGGGCGTGCGCGGCATCCGCCTGGGCCTCGCCGAACCCGCCCTGCTCGTCAACCAGTTGCGGGCGCTGCTGCGGGCGCGCGATCCGGACGCCGACCAGGGCCGGTTGGCGATCATGTTCCCGCTGGTGTCGACGCCCGACGAGGTCCGGCGCGCCCGCGAGTCGCTGGTCGCGGCGGCGGAGGCCGAGGGCGTCGACCTGGACGGCATCGAGGTGGGTGTGATGATCGAGGTGCCCGCCGCCGCGCTGTCGGCGCACCGGATCGCACCGCTGGTGGACTTCTTCTCGGTCGGCACCAACGACCTGCTGCAGTACCTGTTCGCGGCGGACCGGCTGCTCGCCGAGGTCGCGGACCTGCCCGATGTGTGCGACCCGGATGTGCTGCGCCTGTTGTCCGGTGTCGTCGAGGCCGCCCACGCCAACGACGCCTGGGTGGGCGTGTGCGGTGAGTCCGCCGCCGAACCCGCGTCGGCCGCGGCCTACGTCGGCCTCGGCATCGACGAGCTGTCGATGACGCCGACGGCCGTGCCCCAGCTCAAGGACGCGTTGCGCCACGTCGAGCTCGCGACGCTGCGCGGCGCCGTCGCCGACGCGCAGAACGCCGAGGACACGACGGCAGCGCGCAAGATCCTGCGGGCCGCGTTGTCCGGAGACGGCTGA
- a CDS encoding DUF4032 domain-containing protein has protein sequence MSGSRTPADLRIRTRPGHPDFLDLPWSQPLDQWDDERCVDVAAGIHRHVVRFVAVDGALYALKELPQRVAEREYRVLRRMAEEHMPVVQAVGTVHRPGLEDVIITRYLEYSLPYRVLFTHRRPTGEDESDPHSIAGLHRRLLDAMTLLLVRLHLAGFYWGDCSLSNTLFRRDAGALAAYIVDVETGDWHERLTAGQRHADLEVAQLNVAGGLMDLQAQLDLPPEPDPVASAERLGELYAQLWAELTDEVVIGVDERYRVDARLRRLNELGFDVDEVELEATDDGDRLLVRTSVAEQGHHRRRLMELTGLPAQENQARSLLNDLTNYRAGLERDEGRPMPEAVAAYRWVTEVYQHVVDAIPGELRARLEPVEVFHEVNEHKWYLSEREGGDVGFDRALDSYLQSVLPITADERELVTDDNEGYIGWG, from the coding sequence ATGAGCGGTTCCAGAACGCCCGCCGACCTGCGCATCCGGACCCGTCCCGGGCATCCGGACTTCCTCGATCTGCCGTGGTCGCAGCCACTGGATCAGTGGGACGACGAGCGCTGCGTCGACGTGGCCGCCGGCATCCATCGCCACGTCGTGCGGTTCGTCGCCGTCGACGGCGCGCTCTACGCCCTCAAGGAGCTCCCGCAGCGCGTGGCCGAGCGTGAGTACCGGGTGCTTCGACGGATGGCCGAGGAGCACATGCCGGTCGTGCAGGCGGTCGGTACGGTGCACCGTCCGGGTCTCGAGGACGTGATCATCACGCGCTACCTCGAGTACTCGTTGCCCTATCGCGTGCTGTTCACGCACCGTCGCCCGACCGGCGAGGACGAGTCCGATCCGCACAGCATCGCGGGCCTGCACCGGCGTCTGCTCGACGCGATGACGCTCCTGCTGGTGCGCCTGCACCTCGCCGGCTTCTACTGGGGGGACTGCTCGCTGTCGAACACGCTGTTCCGCCGCGACGCCGGGGCGCTGGCGGCCTACATCGTGGACGTCGAGACGGGTGACTGGCACGAGCGTCTGACCGCGGGCCAGCGGCATGCCGACCTCGAGGTCGCGCAGCTCAACGTCGCCGGGGGCCTGATGGACCTGCAGGCGCAGCTGGACCTTCCGCCCGAACCCGATCCGGTCGCGTCGGCGGAGCGACTGGGGGAGCTGTACGCGCAGTTGTGGGCCGAGCTGACCGACGAGGTCGTCATCGGCGTCGACGAACGCTACCGCGTGGACGCGCGCCTGCGCCGGCTCAACGAGCTCGGCTTCGACGTCGACGAGGTGGAGCTGGAGGCGACCGATGACGGTGACCGCCTGCTCGTGCGCACCAGCGTCGCCGAGCAGGGGCACCACCGGCGACGGTTGATGGAGCTCACCGGCCTGCCCGCCCAGGAGAACCAGGCACGCAGCCTGCTCAACGACCTCACCAACTACCGCGCGGGGCTCGAGCGCGACGAGGGCCGCCCGATGCCCGAGGCCGTCGCGGCCTACCGCTGGGTCACGGAGGTCTACCAGCACGTCGTCGACGCCATCCCCGGCGAACTGCGGGCCCGCCTCGAGCCCGTCGAAGTGTTCCACGAGGTCAACGAGCACAAGTGGTACCTGTCGGAGCGGGAGGGCGGCGACGTCGGCTTCGACCGCGCGCTGGACTCCTACCTCCAGTCGGTCCTGCCGATCACGGCCGACGAGCGTGAGCTCGTCACGGACGACAACGAGGGGTACATCGGCTGGGGATGA
- the nadC gene encoding carboxylating nicotinate-nucleotide diphosphorylase produces the protein MSDGPGTLQPLLYRPLLASALREDLGAAGDLTTDAVVDDDAAASGQIVARAPGRVAGVDVAVATFALLDGDVTVERCVVDGTEVDAGTVLARLHGSARAILTGERVALNVLGRLCGIATATGRFVDRIGDRATRVVPTRKTTPGLRALERHAVRCGGGVDHRFGLADGVLIKDNHIAVAGGITPAVTRARTRVGHMVRIEVEVDTLDQLDEAIALPIDAVLLDNFSPGDLATAVARTPGHIVTEASGGVTLDTVGAVADAGVDLVSVGWLTHSAPALDVALDFAPD, from the coding sequence GTGAGCGACGGCCCCGGCACCCTGCAACCGTTGCTGTACCGTCCGTTGCTCGCCTCCGCGCTGCGCGAGGATCTCGGCGCGGCAGGCGATCTCACGACCGACGCCGTGGTCGACGACGACGCCGCGGCGAGCGGGCAGATCGTGGCCCGCGCGCCCGGTCGGGTCGCGGGCGTCGACGTCGCCGTGGCCACCTTCGCGTTGCTCGACGGCGACGTCACCGTCGAGCGGTGCGTCGTCGATGGCACCGAGGTCGACGCCGGCACCGTGCTGGCGCGCCTGCACGGCTCCGCGCGTGCCATCCTCACCGGCGAACGGGTGGCACTGAACGTGCTGGGCCGGCTGTGCGGCATCGCGACCGCGACGGGGCGGTTCGTCGACCGCATCGGTGACCGGGCGACCCGGGTCGTGCCGACCCGCAAGACCACGCCCGGTCTGCGGGCGCTGGAGCGTCACGCGGTGCGCTGCGGCGGTGGTGTCGACCACCGCTTCGGACTCGCCGACGGTGTGCTGATCAAGGACAACCACATCGCGGTCGCCGGGGGGATCACCCCCGCCGTCACCCGGGCCCGCACCCGGGTCGGCCACATGGTCCGCATCGAGGTCGAGGTCGACACGCTCGACCAACTCGACGAGGCGATCGCGCTGCCGATCGACGCGGTGCTGCTGGACAACTTCTCGCCGGGCGACCTCGCGACCGCGGTGGCACGTACGCCCGGTCACATCGTGACAGAGGCGTCCGGAGGCGTCACGCTCGACACGGTCGGGGCGGTCGCCGATGCCGGCGTCGACCTGGTGTCGGTCGGCTGGTTGACGCACAGCGCGCCCGCGCTCGACGTCGCGCTGGACTTCGCTCCCGACTGA
- a CDS encoding HPr family phosphocarrier protein produces the protein MPSQTVTLENETGLHARPARVFAKKAKEFDCDVKVRKTSDSGSGRSHDQDGDAVNAKSTLSVLTLDCHKGDQIEIITDGDNADDALSTLVELVESGLGE, from the coding sequence GTGCCTAGTCAGACCGTCACACTCGAGAACGAGACCGGGCTCCACGCCCGCCCGGCTCGGGTCTTCGCCAAGAAGGCCAAGGAGTTCGACTGCGACGTCAAGGTGCGCAAGACCTCAGACAGCGGCAGCGGTAGGTCACATGATCAGGACGGCGACGCCGTCAACGCCAAGTCGACGCTGTCGGTGCTGACACTGGACTGCCACAAGGGCGACCAGATCGAGATCATCACCGACGGCGACAACGCCGACGACGCGCTGTCGACGCTGGTCGAACTCGTCGAGAGCGGTCTGGGGGAATAG